A portion of the Meriones unguiculatus strain TT.TT164.6M chromosome 11, Bangor_MerUng_6.1, whole genome shotgun sequence genome contains these proteins:
- the B3galt2 gene encoding beta-1,3-galactosyltransferase 2, with protein MLQWRRRHCCFAKWNTKRSLFRTHLMGILSLVFLFAMFLFFNHHDWLPGRPGFKENPVTYTFRGFRSTKSETNHSSLRNIWKETVPQTLRPQTATNSNNTDLSPQGVTGLENTLSANGSIYNEKGTGHANSYHFKYIINEPEKCQEKSPFLILLIAAEPGQIEARRAIRQTWGNETLAPGIEITRIFLLGISIKLNGYLQHAILEESRQYHDIIQQEYLDTYYNLTIKTLMGMNWVATYCPHIPYVMKTDSDMFVNTEYLIHKLLKPDLPPRHNYFTGYLMRGYAPNRNKDSKWYMPPDLYPSERYPVFCSGTGYVFSGDLAEKIFKVSLGIRRLHLEDVYVGICLAKLRIDPVPPPNEFVFNHWRVSYSSCKYSHLITSHQFQPSELIKYWNHLQQNKHNACANAAKEKAGRYRHRKLH; from the coding sequence ATGCTTCAGTGGAGGAGAAGACATTGCTGCTTTGCAAAATGGAATACTAAAAGGTCTCTGTTCCGGACCCACCTTATGGGTATACTCTCCCTAGTGTTTCTTTTTGCTATGTTTCTCTTTTTCAATCATCATGACTGGCTACCGGGTAGACCTGGATTCAAAGAAAACCCTGTGACATACACTTTCCGAGGATTTCGTTCTACAAAAAGTGAGACAAATCACAGCTCCCTTCGGAACATTTGGAAAGAAACAGTTCCTCAGACTTTGAGGCCTCAGACAGCAACGAACTCCAATAACACAGACTTATCACCACAAGGAGTTACAGGACTAGAGAACACACTCAGTGCCAATGGAAGTATTTACAATGAAAAAGGTACTGGACATGCAAACTCTTACCATTTCAAATACATTATCAATGAGCCTGAAAAATGCCAAGAAAAAAGTCCATTTTTAATACTATTAATAGCTGCAGAACCTGGACAAATAGAAGCAAGACGAGCTATCCGGCAAACTTGGGGCAATGAAACTTTAGCACCTGGTATCGAAATCACACGGATTTTTCTGCTGGGCATAAGTATTAAGCTAAATGGCTATCTTCAACATGCaattctagaagaaagcagacaATATCATGATATAATTCAACAGGAATACTTAGATACATACTATAATCTGACCATTAAAACACTAATGGGTATGAACTGGGTTGCAACATACTGTCCACATATTCCATATGTTATGAAAACAGACAGTGACATGTTTGTCAACACTGAATATTTAATACACAAGTTACTAAAGCCAGACCTGCCTCCCAGACACAACTATTTCACTGGGTATCTAATGAGAGGATATGCAcctaacagaaacaaagacagcaAGTGGTACATGCCACCAGACCTTTACCCAAGTGAGCGCTACCCTGTCTTCTGCTCAGGAACTGGTTATGTTTTTTCGGGAGATCTGGCAGAAAAGATATTTAAGGTTTCTTTAGGTATCCGTCGTTTGCACTTGGAAGATGTCTACGTAGGAATCTGTCTTGCTAAGTTGAGAATTGATCCTGTGCCCCCTCCCAATGAATTCGTGTTCAATCACTGGCGAGTTTCTTATTCAAGCTGTAAATACAGCCACCTAATTACCTCTCATCAGTTCCAGCCTAGTGAACTGATAAAATACTGGAACCATTTACAACAAAATAAGCACAACGCCTGTGCCAACGCAGCAAAGGAAAAGGCAGGCAGGTATCGGCACCGCAAACTACACTAA